The window GATCGTAAAGGAGCTTGCTCCGAGCAGCGTGACCTACGGAACGAGCTTCCAAGTCGTGTTCGACGTAGCAGACTTAGGGTTGGAATTGGGGGACTTGAAGGTGACGATGTATGCGCCGCCGTTCACCACGCATGGTTTCTCCATGAACCAGAGGCTTCTGATACTGAGTACGGTGGAGCTGTCGCCTGCTGGATTGGGAAGGTGGACGGTTGCAGTGACTGCGCCGCCCTCAGGAGTGGTGGCGCCTCCTGGGTACTATCTTCTGTTTGTAGTGAACCGTGCGGTGCCAGGTGAAGGGGTGTGGGTTCAGCTTCTGTAGTtattaaaagaataaaaataccATTGAATTTGCATTTCTCTCGATAattaattctctcttttttttgtcgtcataatttttatttaaaataatttataaatgtaATTCTGTTTTCCGGAGTACCTCTTTAAACATAGCAAAAAAACAAATTCCAATTATGAAGGCTGATCAAACAGAGCCAAATCGATCGGCTTCTAATGTCATTTCGTGACTTAATGTACGTAATTGCACTTCTAAAATAATAGTTGAATTAAATTCATTAATTGTATTGGGTTGAACTCCAATCAAGGGAACCTCTACCGTTGAGATGGCCACGGTGAGGAAGGGTCCACCGAGATGGGGATTCGGTGACTTCTCGGGTGACGAGGTGAGAGACTGAGTGGCCACGGCGAGCGCCCGCGAGCTCTGGGACTCACCCACGCGGAAGACTCTCGGTCCTCCACCCGCAACCGCACGTGCATCCCGCGTGGCAAACCCTTGTTCTTCCGCGAGGCAAAAGGGTCGCGCCCCCTACCCAGATGATCGCCTGCAAGTCGTCGTCGAGGTGAAGGATTCGCCCTCCCCCTTTTCCGCTTTTTTCTTTTCCCTAGCCCTGAAAGAAAAGGCCGGTTGCTGCGAGACCGCTGATTCCTTGCTCGTATCGTGGCAGATTCCATTGCCTGCTCAAAGTCGCGTTCCCGCCGAATGTTCCTCTCTCGAGCCCGTTGAGCCGCCTTCAGGTTTGATTTCTCGAATCCCCATTTACTAATTATTGGGGATTTTTCTTGGTCCATAAATCTATTTCTTTTAATCATGCATGCTACTCTAGTTGGAAATAAAATAGCCCTCCTTTAATCGTgtataaataaagaaaaatgatagCGGCATGGGGTTTCAAGTTACGATGAAATAGTTGCTCGGTTAAACAAAGTTAGTGTTATTGTCACTTATTTCGTATGGTAACGTCAATTTTGTTTGATTAGGTTGTCCCTTTTGACCAGTGTTTGAGGAGCTATATTTAGTTTCAAATGGAAGTTGATAACTTTCTTTTCTAATGTTTAAGTTGTATTTCATACATCATTTGTTCTTTTCTGTTAAAATTTATGGATACTTGGATATGTCAGGATTGTCCCAGAGGTCAGAGTTTGAGTCTTATCTGGAAGATGGCTAGCACAAAGGACCGGCATGCGGAGTCGGACAGGCGTAAGAAGCGAAAATCAATTATGCATGTATGGAGGCCAATCTCCACCCAGTCAGCTTCAAATGAAGGTTTTACTAGTTCAGTTAATTATTGTAAATGGTTTCTAGCAAGATCAGCCAATCAAGGTTTTACTTTGTAACCAATTCCAGAATGTTTAAgcttcttcccttcccttcccttcctttccaagaagtttggtttggTTTTGTTTTACCCGGCTAAGACATAGTCTTAGCCAGGCACTATCTGTATACTGTTTTCAGAGATGGAGGACTTAAAATGTTGCCAACTTGAATTTTACTTAAGATGATCAATTGGTGACTCTTATGTATCAATAAGTATTAAATCCTATGACAACTTCCTCTATTTTGAAGTCTCTACATGACTAAGTTTGTTGTGCAATTATCATGATTAGTTTATTGTCATTTGAAACTAAattatgatgtattttctttactTATGCCTTGTTTGTTGCTTGTTGAAGAATGCTACGGATTTTCCAGCGATGTGATGTCCTATTTCTGGCATAGTAGGGTGCTGTCATCGCGCAATTCGATGTTCTACATACTCAAAATATAGGCATGCATATACAATGTCAATACCCTGCTAGGATAGTAACATGCCAGCGGCATGCTCTGGGATGGCATGCTTCAGATAATGACCTCTTTCAGCATAACTCTTAGTCAAAATATAAAGAACCATTTACTGATTCTTACTGCCGCATTTTTTTATGGAATGTCTCTTGACTTCATGAGACTAGCTAACCAACCATCTATGGGTTTGGTGGACATGAACTCATTAttgcattttctttttctttataattAGGTTGGAACTATTTTATGCCTGTGTATTCAGCAGTCTCACTGCAACTAGATAGCATCATATATGCTGATTTATGTATATGTTTTTTGGTTGATTCCATGATATTCTCTCCTGGTGATAGATAGGGTTATTTTGTTGTCTGTTTAATCCTTTCATTATAGTTGTTTCTATAGCTAATTAGTTTCATGATGCTATGTATATttcataagcaaattttaacaaaTCATTTCCTGCAGTTGATCACAGTAGATCTGATGTTCAGTGTCAACTCCCAGAATTGCATCAGAACAAACCTTCTGGTGTTTCTGATAAAGAGATCGCCACCCAGGAAGACTCTGTTATGGGCATTTCCATGACATTAACTACAAGTGCTCGTGCTGTGGATCATGGCAACGATTTTGAAACAGAAAATGTGTCCACATGTCATGATCTCAGTACTACCTCCAATTCTGGTGGGGCCCTTGAGCAAGGAGTCATGGAGGGCGCTGTACAGGTGATGAACCCAACAACGGGTGCTGAATTAGGCAGTGGAGTTGAAAGACATTCAATTTCTATTGAGGTATCTCTATCTATTGTTTTCTAGTTGTTCAATACATATTTAATTACTGTGCTGATTTTCGGTGTGTCGGTATGCCGGAATTTACTGCGAACCATTAGGGGAGGGAGAGGacgggaggaagaaggaagagtaaGCAAAGGAGAAGgaaacaaggaggaggaggaggaagtcaaaaagaagaggaggaagaggcggcAGTAGAGGAGGAGGGGTGCTGAGAGGGCAGTGGGTGGGCTGGCGGTGAGCGGCAGCGGTGCTGGCCTCCTCACAAGTTCAAGAGTTGGATGCCCCAAACATTAAGAAATATAACATGTAACATGTAACATATAATATATGATATATAATATTGGGTTTATCCATGTACCAGTCGGTGGTAGGCAGTCGGACCAGTAAATACCAGTTAAACCATGCCAAACCGGCTGGTTTAGCCAACCTTGCTGTAGTGAACACAAGATCACTGATTAAGATTATGGTATATTGTCTATTCACTGGATCAATTCCTTGTCTTTAATATTAATATGCAATATTGAACTTTAGTATTACCACAAATCATTGTCAACTGTTTGTTAGTCCAATTTGTTCAAATTTCTCTAATTGTTAAGTGACAAGCCTCATATTGCCTTGCACTGTCCTGTTAATTGGAATATTAGATGCTTTGGTAATTGCTTTCACTGTATTGCTAATCATTCAAAATCTATTCTGTCATATCGTATAATTATTGAAGATGCtaataaatatttaatctttTCTGCAGGTTGGTGCTTCTTTGATTCACTTTATTAAAGGAAAAGGGTATAAGTTTtatgattttttccttttttgtatcTTTTAGTTTATTgctaatatgcataatttcagtgtagaagtttctaagttctgaccaAGATAGGCTCTTCTACCTTGTAGAGGTTCTATGCAGAAACAAATTGAGGGAGAGTTGGGGGTAAAGATTGTATTCCCTTCATCTAAGGAGGACAGTAACATCAGTAAGTGTGTACTTTTATTAGTAAAACACCATATTTGAACTTTTGGACAtactaaattttcttttgatttatatTACTTGCAACTTGTAAGTTTCTAGATTGCAGGATTATCTATTGTGTAAGCTTCTTACATGTTATAAGAATCAAACATTTGTGTAAGAAATACCTCATTGATCAGCAGGTGCTTTACTGTAAATGAAGACTTTTACAGGCTTAATGTCTTATACCAAGGAATCAACATGCATAATGAAATGAGGGTCACATTCTTCTGAATGACAAGCATATGAATATTTGGATGTAAGATGAGAAAATTGTTGCAAGATTCTACATGGAGCAACTAAACTAAGTTTTGTTTAGCTCTTAGTTCACCTACTGCCcctcataaaaaaagaaaaagaaaaaggaaaactggCCTGAGGCCAAGATATTGTTGGCTACCTTTACATTTTAGATGGAACCATTCACCAATATTTTAGCAAGATAAAAACCTGCCTTTGTTACTCTCTATTGTTCACTGAACTCTAATTAGACTTGTAGACATCACCTCTTCAAGTTTGATATCTGAATTCCATCCACCTATAGTACTCTTAGTTGACATAATTCTCATGACCCAACCAAATACTAGTTCACTTGTACCCCATATAAGCTTTGTTTTTGAGTTAATTTGATCCAACTAAATGAACATGTTTTATGGGCTTGTAAGTTTTCTTTATCCTAAACCAAACTAAACTATGTTGTCATTTTTTGTCAACCAAGCTCCTGATATTGTCATTCTGTTGTTTTTCTTTGACCATTCCTTTCAACTTAGAAAATGCCAACTTTCCTTATCAGACACTACTGTCTGTCTTACCTTTCATCCATTCATGCAACTAATCGTTTATAAAATGGTCAAGAATGTTATCTTTCATTCATCATTATATCATTCATCTTTAAGTTGTGTATCTTCTTTTGATTATTCTACCCCTTAATCAATTAAATTTAAACAAATATAACTGAACTAACTGATGAATAGTTATGCACCTGCTTGAATAAATTATAACTTCCCACATTTGTACTCGAATTATAAAGTAAATAACCAAAATTTGGTATGGTAAAAGCCTGTTTGCTGTTTTTTTAAAAGATTCTTTTGTTAAGAGATGTGGTTGCTGCGCTCATTCCCATATAGTATTCTATTTGACTAAATATCTGCCTATGAGATGACTTTTGGCTGAAAAAAGATACAAAACCTATGAGATGACTAAATATCTACCGTTCACCTTGAACTATATGACTTTCTTGAGAAAGCTTAATTATGTGGTACCCTGGTGTTATTATTGCTTGCTCTCTTACATGGTAAGTAATAATGATAGACTCCTTTTTGCAGCTATCGAGGGTACTGTTGAAAGTGTTGCTAAAGCATCAGAAAAGATTGCTAGTATACTCGAAGAGGTTGGTAGCCAACTTCATCAGTTAATAAGAAGGATAGTATGCAAATAACATTTGCTTAGTTTCTTAGTTGCTCTGATATATAATTGCAACAGCTAATTATGTGAAACATTTCTGTACAAAACATTGGGTTCTTGAATGCTCGAGGGCAAGGGACATTCTCTTTTttctaaaatttcttgttaggtaATTTAGATAGGAAATATCTATGGTTTTTCATATTGATTCACTAGCATGAAAATGTATACTTTTGCCAAAAAAATGTTATAAGGTCTATGCAGTAATTTCAGTTAACTAAAAGATGTATATTGTGAAATCTGGTTACATTTTGATTGTCTCAGCCCCTCAGGTATGTATCTATACCACAGTCATACGATTTCAGCATCATATTACTAATTATAGGTGGTAAACCTTAAGAGCACTTTAATTTATCATCTAGTGTTTTAATGGTTGACTTGTCCCTTGTCTGTGAACTGTTTATAAAAGTCATATCCAAAAGACCACCAATGTTTCTACCATGTTCTAGTGCATTAGAAACTGGGTTAGATAACAAGCGGGCTTTTCATGCTTTTGACTCATGCCAGTTAGCAATAAGTCTTATGGAGTTCATGAGATATGAAACCTCTAATTTGACTTGCACAGTGTGCCAACACCTGGCATGTTGGTTCATGGTGTGGTACCAAGAAGGGATGtaggagaaggagaggaggggTAGAGGAGTGGAGTAGAGACGGAGGAGGAAACACTGGGAAGATGGGTGGCGATCAGTTCAGGGGCCATAGGCGTGCGCCAACACAAGGCGCAAGGAGATAGTCTCATGTGCGAGTGGCTACAGGTGCTAAAACATCTAAGCCTGCCTCCCCTTAAAAAATGAACTGGACTGCGCAAAAAGCCCTGTTCATTGTCCTGATTTAACCCTGGACCAATAAATACCACTGGTACAGATCGGTTGGTGCAAAATTTGAAATCCTTTTTGTGTCTACATGAACTGGCTGATATAAGTTTGTTAATTGGCTATGAAGGTGCACACTGATTAGCATATTCATAGCAAGCTTTTGAATTAGAACAATAGAAAATAACGAAATCAGGTAAaaactaactaaaatgggaccagTCCATTTATTAATAGTTAGTCAGAAGCATCTCATTGCAATCAGCACTTGAAATATTCTGTAGGTGAGTATagttttttttgaaaattcttacccgtattttaatactatgagttTGGAAGTGAATAgatctgaatttaatttcaattatgTATAAATTAACAACTTAAACAATCACATCTCTATGTTTCATGTCCCACATGCATAGGTTAAACTTTTATCACCGTACAATCTAGATATATATGGTTTGGGTTATAGTGCAAAGCCCATCAGGGTAATTGAAAAGATGATCGAGAACCACATTGTGATAGACAAACATTCATGAGAAGAACCAGTACTGCTATACTTTTGGATCCTAAATTCAAATTATGGTAACTTGTGGCATTAACAATTTCTTATGATCAGTGGTCTAAGGGTGTCTGCTGCAAAAGATTATGTTCAGAACATATGTTCATGCTATGCATACTGGTTTTAATGTGTGcatgtgtttttcttttcttaggTCTTTTATTGTTTATCATAGATTTCTTCAACTATGTTGTTCGACTTGCAAGTTTATCTGTATAGACTTGTATATGCTATATATGTAATGATGGCAGTTCTTATTACACACTGTTTTATGAAGTCAGTAATGCACCATTTGGTAAATACCTTATTGTTCTGATTTTCCAGGCTGTGGAAAGCCCAAAGCTTGATTACTCTCACTTTATATCCCTACCATTGGCACTCCACCCAGAACTGGTGGAGAAGCTAAACTGTTTTCAGAACTCTATTATTGGGGATTCCACATTTAGCGATGATGATGATTTggaaaaagaatcaaatgatGGTACCACAGATGATGAGGACAATCAATCAGAAAGACAGAAGGTTGCTGTTAGGCttgaagttcaaaatgaaaaggaatgTGTAAAAGTGAAGATAAATGCTATGGACTACAAGTCTACTACTAGAGCTTCGTCTTTGACAGGTAGATCATCTTCTTCTGAAGTTCACATGAAAAACAGAGATTAGATGATGAACAATCTTGAATGATGTAGGACGAGAGtggcataatattttttaataatagctTAACATAAAAGAGAGGAATAGAAGATAGTAATTGAAAGATAATAGGAAAACAAATGGATGACTACTGGACTCACTCGGGCTTGAAGAAAACACTCCCAGGATGAAGGCCTCCCACTTCTGCACATCTCgcatgtggacgatggaatcatGCCATCGAAAAACAAATGTGGCCTCACATCACTGGCACTCAAGGTGGGAAAAGAACTCATTTCATTGATCCATCGCTGATTGATTTGCATTACAATGTTCTTGTCCCTTTTTATGAGCtaagaacaagaaaagaaaaggaaaatgtaAAAgtgaaaaattataattaaatcaaatcaaatgtaTGATTTGATCTTTTCTTCGAAGAAGATAATATCTTAATTGATATGTTTTCATCTTCATAGAGATCAATCTTCACAAAATCTTCCATCAGGATTTGGAATCTTCAATCACaatcataatttgattttttttcaaattcttttcatattttattttctttgagtAAACTAGAAAAGTAGATAAGAATTATTCAGTATCTAGCCATGTGACAACTTATGATATGCAAAATAACCTCTatactaatcaaatttatttgaatAAGAGATAGATAAGATTGGTTCTGCATCATTGAACTTCCTCAGTAATAAGTTAGTGACTCAAGTACTCATGAAAGTGAGTAGTTGAGATGACTAAAGTCCTGTCACCTCGAAACAACATCATGGGTGGACCTATGAAACAACATGGCTGTTGCCATGGCTGTTGCGGAGTGTGTATGCAGATATGCATCCTTAAATTTATCATGGCTGTTGCTCTAAACTATGAAACAACATCATGGGTGGACAATATGTTGAAACTCTGATATGGAGACTGGACACAGATATGCATTCTTAAATTTGACAGGGCTATTGCTCTAAAGTATGACGCAAGGATAAGATCTAAATTGGTCAAATTTATAATATAGGTATGAGTATCTTTGAATTTAACTCTTAGtgctattttaatatattataaaatattttaacacGAGGAAGTAAGTGTTCCAGCAACAGAAAACTGTTTTGTTCCAGCATCAGTCAGTGTTCCAGATCTCAATAGTTGTAAATCTCTATCTGCTTTTAGTATGCTTGATTTGCCATTTTATGTAGTTAAACTTAAAACTCTCTTAGTGGTATAATTTTAAATGTATTATATGCTTAGCATGATTTGTCTTACCAGTCCATACTGGCATACCAATCAGCTATCGGTATGATATGTATTGATGCACCAACACGCGATATGGTGGGGCATACCAACAGAtcgatatgtaccacccataccgatcTCCTATTGATGTACAACTCATATCAGGCGGTACATCATGGTATGACAAACCTTGATGCTTAGCAAGTAAAGTGGGCTTTAAGAAAGTGAATTTAGTATTTGCCACCTTTGTCTCACGTACTTTATGAATAACTTTCTCTATCTTGTGTCCGGCTAATGGATATCAAAATTTTGTAGGAGATGGATAGAATAGCCTGCATTCTTTACTTTTACTGAAAATTTATCTTATTCTTTTGTTCTTTCAGATTTTCCTCAGATATTATTGATTCCTCTGATTGTACAATTACAGATATGGGCATTGATAGATCTATATTTATTAAGCCAAAAACATTTCATTTGACTGTTCTTATGCTGAAATTGTGGAACAACGAGCGAATTGCTGCAGCTGCTGAGGTTCTTCAGGTTATAGTGTTTTCCTACAAACATAATTCTTGTGGTTATTAGATTGTTGGataatagcatatttttcttGTACATTACAGAGAATATCTTCAAAAGTACAGGATGCTCTGGAAAACCGACCTGTTTACATAAGACTCCTAGGACTGGTAAGACTCATTTCCCTATGTTCAGTTTAGCCTTGTAGTCCCAAATGCATGCATTGTTTCTGATCACACTACCAAGTGATCAACGAGGTTCTACAGCCGATGCTTAATTATCACTTTTCCATTGTCAGAGCAGGTACTGTTTTTGTTGTTTCTTTATGAGGTTGATACTTATCAAGATAGTAGAAAGGAAACAAAAACTTGTTGATTGTGCTTTTTAACTGCATACTTGGTTCTTTCTGATGGAAACATGTTATGGAACTGTTCATTATCTGGGATCTGGCTAGTTTCTCTGTTGACAAGTCATGCCTGCATGAAAAGATCCTCTTTATTTGTGTAGTGGAGCAAGACTTTTGAGGTGGCAGGAATAATTTATGGCTACAAGAAATCTTGGGATCATGAAAATGCTGATTATAATGCTGGCCTTTTCATTGTTATCATTCTCATTTTTCCTGTGGAATAAATTTTGAGGATCGACTTGATTGCAGATGTGCATGAGAGGTTCGCCTGCTAAGGCCCGAGTTGTGTATGCCCCAGTGAAGGAAATTGGTGGAGAGGGACGATTGTCGCGTGCCTGCCGTATCCAAAACATTTCCATTTTTAGTAGAATTTGATATGAGAAGCACATAGTTTAGCACTAAATAAATGTGTCAACCTTGTCATGCCAAAATGTTGCTACTTGACCTTTTCCAACTCCTGCAGAAGTCATAATTGATGCCTATGTCGAAGCAGGTCTTGTTCTTGAAAAGGATGCTCAGCAAGCCTTGaaggtaattttctttttatacctCAAAATCTCAAATTGAAGTTGCAAGCTAGTAGGATAAGTTATTGCTAGGTTTTGTCACTCATTTCTTTTACCCAGTATTCTCACCAGCTTCTCTTTGTTGGACACACTTTCATTCTTGAAGAATTTTCAGTTAGTTGAACTATATAATACCTCGTATTTTTGTTTTCCTTGTAACACTAAAGCACTCAAGTCATTTGTGTTTTCCTAAAATGCAGCTGCATGCAACCTTGATGAATGCAAGGCACAGAAAAAGGTTCTTAGTGCTTCTATTTTTTTGGAGCCATTTTGCCATGTAAAAGTTGTTGAAGTTTCTGAATATGCGGACAATTATTCCAGGAAAGGTAGGAGGACAAAGAGACATGATTCTTTTGATGCACGCCACATTTTCAGAGTTTATGGTTCGAAGGACTGGGGGGAGTACCACATTCCAGAAGTGCATTTGTCCcagagattcaaatttgatgaaagTGGATATTATCATTGCTGCACGTCAATTCCCTTACCTGAAAGCATGCAAATCGATTGATCTCACCCATTAGGTATCTTCATTCAGGTATATGTTATTTACATCTGTACTTCCCTCTCCTTTtatgttgcataaacttttctgTTCGGAAATAATTACACTCTTGTTCCACATCATGGGTTGACCTTGTTTATGTTGCAGGTATTAATGATCGCATCTTAATGTGATCATCAAGGATGCCACCTGCTCCTTTCTCTAGCTGTGACTACATAGGTGTTTGATATCTGTAGGTCCGACACTTGCCCAGTAATCGTTTCGTTGCCTTATATGTAGGCGAATAAAGTCCATCCATCTGGTGGCCGTGTGCCAATGGTTGCATTGTCATAAACATACACCttgttttatttgattttaatctccTTATCTATGCCACCATCTAATGGTAGTGTGCTGGTAGACTGCTGTGTaaaaattttgattctattttATGCTTAGAGAGATTCATGCTAGTCGGAAGAATTTGTCCGACAGAATTGTCAAGGATAAAACATTTGAAACACTCCATCTGTCTGTCTCCATTAAAGTAATTATATTAGTGGTGGTGGTTCTGATGATTTGGTAATGTCACAATCCTCCTGTGTGGTTGAATAGGTTACTTGTATGCTCATCACATTTTACCTTAACTTTCATGGTTCAATCACAATCATGTTTTTCTAGTAAGAACTATTGTTAGGATCTCATTGCAAGTTTCCTAAGAAACATGCCGGTCCAATCAAAATCTGTAGATCTTTGGAGCAGGTACATCAGATATATGGTGAGAAAAAGGTAAAACATGTATGGCCAATGGGAAGCTCGTGCCATTCACTGGCCAAAGCAGGTTTACTTCCATACCACCGAGACTTGCCCTTTACTATTTGCATTGTATTTTATTCGAGATATTAGATCCATTATTCATGGATACTGGCATGG of the Musa acuminata AAA Group cultivar baxijiao chromosome BXJ2-10, Cavendish_Baxijiao_AAA, whole genome shotgun sequence genome contains:
- the LOC103968935 gene encoding uncharacterized protein LOC103968935 isoform X2, coding for MIACKSSSRFHCLLKVAFPPNVPLSSPLSRLQDCPRGQSLSLIWKMASTKDRHAESDRRKKRKSIMHVWRPISTQSASNEELHQNKPSGVSDKEIATQEDSVMGISMTLTTSARAVDHGNDFETENVSTCHDLSTTSNSGGALEQGVMEGAVQVMNPTTGAELGSGVERHSISIEVGASLIHFIKGKGGSMQKQIEGELGVKIVFPSSKEDSNITIEGTVESVAKASEKIASILEEAVESPKLDYSHFISLPLALHPELVEKLNCFQNSIIGDSTFSDDDDLEKESNDGTTDDEDNQSERQKVAVRLEVQNEKECVKVKINAMDYKSTTRASSLTDMGIDRSIFIKPKTFHLTVLMLKLWNNERIAAAAEVLQRISSKVQDALENRPVYIRLLGLMCMRGSPAKARVVYAPVKEIGGEGRLSRACQVIIDAYVEAGLVLEKDAQQALKLHATLMNARHRKRKGRRTKRHDSFDARHIFRVYGSKDWGEYHIPEVHLSQRFKFDESGYYHCCTSIPLPESMQID
- the LOC103968935 gene encoding uncharacterized protein LOC103968935 isoform X1; the encoded protein is MIACKSSSRFHCLLKVAFPPNVPLSSPLSRLQDCPRGQSLSLIWKMASTKDRHAESDRRKKRKSIMHVWRPISTQSASNEVDHSRSDVQCQLPELHQNKPSGVSDKEIATQEDSVMGISMTLTTSARAVDHGNDFETENVSTCHDLSTTSNSGGALEQGVMEGAVQVMNPTTGAELGSGVERHSISIEVGASLIHFIKGKGGSMQKQIEGELGVKIVFPSSKEDSNITIEGTVESVAKASEKIASILEEAVESPKLDYSHFISLPLALHPELVEKLNCFQNSIIGDSTFSDDDDLEKESNDGTTDDEDNQSERQKVAVRLEVQNEKECVKVKINAMDYKSTTRASSLTDMGIDRSIFIKPKTFHLTVLMLKLWNNERIAAAAEVLQRISSKVQDALENRPVYIRLLGLMCMRGSPAKARVVYAPVKEIGGEGRLSRACQVIIDAYVEAGLVLEKDAQQALKLHATLMNARHRKRKGRRTKRHDSFDARHIFRVYGSKDWGEYHIPEVHLSQRFKFDESGYYHCCTSIPLPESMQID